In a single window of the Novosphingobium sp. IK01 genome:
- a CDS encoding response regulator transcription factor — protein sequence MLDSPQERSGADCMPRSLSRVGVASAALRLLIADDHPIFRSGLQWALEQFDEVAEVRVASTFEDLMAVLPEWMPDIVILDLHMPTLSAPESLRLLRQNHGRLPVLILSASGDAEDVIDTLRAGASGYITKASEVSELLGAVQVILDGGVFLPDGIIGGIGGIGGQGIGGQGIGRQGIGSRRGEPLSPPAPDALSSPAVPRLTRRQHEVLSLTLQGQANKVIAHNLSMSEGTVKTHLSAVMRLYGVNNRVQLLRAVERLGYRS from the coding sequence ATGCTCGATAGCCCCCAGGAGCGGTCCGGTGCGGACTGCATGCCGCGTTCGTTGTCCCGTGTCGGGGTAGCATCGGCTGCCCTGCGCCTCCTGATTGCCGACGATCACCCGATCTTCCGCAGCGGCCTGCAATGGGCGCTGGAGCAATTCGACGAGGTGGCCGAAGTGCGCGTTGCGAGCACCTTCGAGGATCTCATGGCCGTGCTCCCCGAATGGATGCCCGACATCGTCATTCTCGATCTCCACATGCCCACGCTGAGCGCGCCTGAAAGTCTGCGCCTGCTGCGCCAGAACCATGGCCGCCTGCCGGTGCTGATCCTGTCGGCTTCGGGCGATGCCGAGGACGTGATCGACACCTTGCGCGCGGGGGCCTCGGGCTACATCACCAAGGCTTCGGAAGTGTCCGAGCTGCTGGGCGCGGTGCAGGTCATTCTCGATGGCGGCGTGTTCCTGCCCGATGGCATCATCGGCGGGATCGGAGGCATCGGGGGGCAGGGTATCGGAGGGCAGGGTATCGGGCGACAGGGCATCGGGAGCAGGCGGGGCGAGCCGCTCAGCCCGCCTGCTCCCGATGCCCTGTCGTCCCCGGCGGTCCCGCGCCTCACCCGCCGCCAGCACGAGGTGTTGTCGCTCACGCTCCAGGGGCAGGCCAACAAGGTCATTGCCCACAACCTGTCGATGAGCGAGGGGACGGTCAAAACCCATCTCTCTGCCGTCATGCGCCTCTATGGCGTCAACAACCGCGTTCAGTTGCTGCGCGCGGTCGAGCGTCTGGGCTATCGCAGCTAG
- a CDS encoding hybrid sensor histidine kinase/response regulator, giving the protein MATEISDFWTDPHDDGRSLLELVALKANDGIWGWDVPTGRSFYSARWWDLVGLPADHRDADIDVFFSLLHPDDRAPVRAMLADFIANARSDYRAQFRLRHSSGEWRWVLSSGSAQRDASGHAVRIAGTHTDITDRVEAANRLEHLVAQRTSDLAAARDRAEIAAASTARFLSATSHDIRQPLQAMALLLRNLQQEVHSKAALDTIASIRRSLGSSMELLDDLLEFSRLDAGALRPEMGPIKIQSLFRGVLDSFSAEGQERGLRLVVRDTPLVGRSDPRLLTRILRNLVSNSFKFTQRGTILVAARPRGDRIRIEIWDTGRGIPEGMQRQIFWEFTQAGPASSDRTVNGLGLGLAIVERLARLMRHEIGVRSVVDRGSVFWIDLPRLPLDAAEDHHEPAEPPDHPLGCRVAVAENDPQVAEAYLRVLRAWGCKVLVARSGAELLSRIANQPPDLLIADCHLDGQMNGFELFDALEQRFGRPFAGVVISGDHNFEWMRTINRARRRILNKPILPDVLNAVLHAELERPELQRYRQT; this is encoded by the coding sequence ATGGCCACCGAGATCAGCGATTTCTGGACCGATCCCCACGACGACGGGCGTTCGCTGCTCGAACTGGTCGCGCTCAAGGCCAATGACGGCATCTGGGGCTGGGACGTGCCGACGGGCCGTTCCTTCTATTCGGCCCGCTGGTGGGATCTGGTCGGATTGCCTGCCGATCACCGCGATGCCGATATCGATGTCTTCTTTTCCCTGCTCCATCCCGATGATCGCGCCCCCGTGCGCGCGATGCTTGCCGATTTCATCGCCAACGCGCGCAGCGATTACCGGGCCCAGTTCCGCCTCCGGCACAGTTCGGGGGAGTGGCGATGGGTCCTTTCAAGCGGGTCAGCCCAGCGCGATGCCTCGGGCCATGCGGTCCGCATCGCGGGCACCCACACCGACATCACCGACCGGGTCGAGGCCGCCAACCGCCTCGAGCATCTGGTCGCCCAGCGCACCAGCGACCTGGCCGCCGCGCGCGACCGGGCCGAAATCGCTGCGGCCTCGACCGCCCGGTTCCTTTCGGCCACCAGCCACGACATCCGCCAGCCGCTCCAGGCGATGGCGCTGTTGCTGCGCAACCTCCAGCAGGAAGTGCACAGCAAGGCCGCGCTCGACACCATCGCGAGCATTCGCCGCTCGCTGGGATCGAGCATGGAACTGCTCGACGACCTGCTGGAATTCAGCCGCCTCGATGCGGGGGCCTTGCGCCCCGAAATGGGGCCGATCAAGATCCAGTCGCTGTTTCGCGGCGTGCTCGACAGTTTTTCCGCCGAAGGGCAGGAGCGCGGATTGCGGCTGGTCGTGCGCGACACCCCGCTGGTCGGGCGTTCCGACCCTCGCCTGCTCACGCGCATCTTGCGCAATCTGGTCAGCAACAGCTTCAAGTTCACCCAGCGCGGAACGATCCTCGTGGCCGCACGCCCGCGCGGGGACAGGATCCGTATCGAGATCTGGGACACCGGCCGGGGCATTCCCGAAGGAATGCAGCGCCAGATTTTCTGGGAGTTCACCCAGGCCGGGCCTGCGTCGAGCGACCGCACCGTCAATGGCCTGGGACTGGGGCTGGCCATCGTCGAGCGGCTGGCCCGCCTGATGCGCCACGAAATCGGCGTGCGCTCGGTGGTCGATCGTGGTTCGGTGTTCTGGATCGATCTTCCCCGCCTCCCCCTCGACGCTGCCGAGGATCACCACGAACCGGCCGAACCGCCCGACCATCCGCTGGGATGCCGGGTGGCCGTCGCGGAAAACGATCCGCAAGTCGCAGAGGCCTATCTGCGCGTGCTGCGGGCCTGGGGCTGCAAGGTGCTGGTCGCCCGCTCGGGCGCGGAGTTGCTGTCACGGATCGCCAACCAGCCACCCGACCTGCTGATCGCCGATTGCCATCTCGATGGCCAGATGAACGGCTTCGAGCTGTTCGATGCCCTCGAACAGCGTTTCGGGCGACCGTTTGCCGGTGTGGTGATTTCGGGCGATCACAATTTCGAATGGATGCGGACGATCAACCGGGCGCGCCGGCGCATCCTCAACAAGCCGATCCTGCCCGATGTGCTCAATGCCGTGCTTCATGCCGAACTCGAACGGCCCGAACTCCAGCGGTATCGCCAAACCTAG
- the rutA gene encoding pyrimidine utilization protein A produces MEIGVFLPIGNNGWLISENAPQYMPTFDLNKEIALKAEKYGLDFILTMIKLRGFGGKTQFWEHNLESFTLMAGLAAVTERVKIYATAATLVMPPAIVARMASTIDSISHGRFGLNLVTGWQKAEYAQMNMWPGDEHYARRYDMLGEYARILRDLFETGVSNFKGDYFEMTDCRVSPRPQADMKIICAGSSDEGLAFAAEYADYSFCFGKGVNTPTAFRPVNERLARATAKTGRKVDTFVLMMIIADETDEAAEAKWLSYCAGADQEALKWLTNQSAANNVSATTNTRQMSDATSAVNINMGTLVGSYAKVAGMLDEMAQVEGTGGVLLTFDDFLKGVEDFGTRIQPLMKTRAGVQVTEAA; encoded by the coding sequence ATGGAAATTGGTGTTTTCTTGCCCATCGGCAACAATGGCTGGCTGATCTCCGAAAACGCGCCCCAGTACATGCCCACGTTCGATCTCAACAAGGAAATCGCGCTCAAGGCCGAAAAGTACGGACTCGATTTCATCCTGACGATGATCAAGCTGCGCGGGTTTGGCGGCAAGACCCAGTTCTGGGAACACAACCTGGAGAGCTTTACCCTCATGGCCGGGCTGGCGGCGGTGACCGAACGGGTGAAGATCTATGCAACAGCCGCCACGCTGGTGATGCCGCCCGCGATTGTTGCGCGCATGGCCTCCACCATCGATTCGATCAGCCATGGCCGCTTCGGGCTCAACCTCGTGACGGGCTGGCAGAAGGCCGAATACGCCCAGATGAACATGTGGCCGGGCGACGAGCACTATGCCCGCCGCTACGACATGCTCGGTGAATATGCCCGGATCCTGCGCGACCTGTTCGAGACCGGCGTGTCGAATTTCAAGGGCGACTACTTCGAAATGACCGACTGTCGCGTCAGCCCCCGCCCCCAGGCGGACATGAAGATCATCTGCGCCGGATCGTCGGACGAGGGGCTGGCCTTTGCCGCCGAATATGCCGATTATTCGTTCTGCTTCGGCAAGGGCGTCAACACGCCGACCGCGTTCCGGCCGGTCAACGAACGGCTGGCCCGCGCAACTGCCAAAACCGGGCGCAAGGTCGACACCTTCGTGCTGATGATGATCATCGCCGATGAAACCGACGAGGCAGCCGAAGCCAAGTGGCTCAGCTATTGCGCGGGGGCCGATCAGGAGGCGCTCAAGTGGCTGACCAACCAGTCGGCGGCCAACAATGTCTCGGCCACGACCAATACCCGCCAGATGAGCGACGCGACCTCGGCGGTGAACATCAACATGGGGACGCTCGTGGGGTCCTATGCGAAAGTGGCCGGGATGCTCGACGAGATGGCGCAAGTCGAGGGGACGGGCGGCGTGCTGCTGACGTTCGACGATTTCCTCAAGGGCGTCGAGGACTTCGGCACGCGGATCCAGCCGCTGATGAAGACCCGCGCCGGCGTGCAGGTCACCGAGGCGGCCTGA
- a CDS encoding replication-associated recombination protein A, which translates to MADLFAPPPSETPRHTPQTGGPLADRLRPRALSEVIGQSHLTGPDGAIGRMVAAGKLSSMILWGPPGTGKTSIARLLADAVGMRFIAISAIFSGVADLKKVFAEAEAMALTGRRTLLFVDEIHRFNRAQQDGFLPVVENGTITLVGATTENPSFALNAALLSRAQVLILHRLDAGALGELLRRAEEETGLALPLTPPAREALVASADGDGRFLLNQVEMLLDVDLPAPLDPEALSKFLMRRVAVYDKDRDGHYNLISALHKSLRGSDPQAALYYLARMLVAGEDPMYVLRRLVRFASEDIGLADPQALIQCLAAKDSYEFLGSPEGELAIVQACLYCASAPKSNAAYAAMKAAWKAARETGSLSPPPSILNAPTKLMKDIGYGKDYAYDHDAPDGFSGADYWPEEMGARTFYRPVERGFEREIAKRLDWWDRKRRERRGES; encoded by the coding sequence ATGGCCGATCTTTTCGCCCCGCCCCCGTCCGAGACACCCCGCCACACGCCCCAGACCGGCGGCCCGCTGGCCGACCGCCTGCGCCCGCGCGCGCTGTCCGAGGTGATCGGCCAGAGCCACCTGACCGGCCCGGACGGCGCGATCGGGCGCATGGTGGCCGCTGGCAAACTCTCCTCGATGATCCTCTGGGGGCCGCCGGGCACGGGCAAGACCTCGATCGCGCGTCTGCTGGCCGATGCGGTGGGCATGCGCTTCATCGCCATCAGCGCGATCTTCTCGGGCGTGGCCGACCTCAAGAAAGTCTTCGCCGAGGCCGAGGCCATGGCCCTGACCGGACGGCGCACGCTGCTGTTCGTGGACGAGATCCACCGCTTCAACCGCGCCCAGCAGGACGGCTTCCTGCCCGTGGTCGAGAACGGCACGATCACGCTGGTGGGGGCCACCACCGAAAACCCCAGCTTCGCGCTCAACGCCGCGCTGCTCAGCCGCGCGCAAGTGCTGATCCTGCACCGGCTCGACGCGGGCGCGCTGGGCGAACTGCTGCGCCGCGCCGAAGAGGAAACCGGCCTTGCCCTTCCCCTCACGCCGCCTGCGCGCGAGGCGCTGGTTGCTTCGGCCGATGGCGACGGGCGGTTCCTGCTCAACCAGGTCGAGATGCTGCTCGACGTGGACCTTCCCGCCCCGCTCGATCCCGAGGCGCTCTCGAAATTCCTGATGCGGCGCGTGGCGGTCTACGACAAGGACCGCGACGGGCACTACAACCTGATTTCCGCGCTCCACAAGAGCCTGCGCGGCTCGGACCCGCAGGCCGCGCTCTATTATCTGGCGCGGATGCTGGTGGCGGGCGAAGACCCGATGTACGTGCTGCGCCGCCTCGTGCGCTTTGCCAGCGAGGATATCGGCCTGGCCGACCCGCAAGCGCTGATCCAGTGCCTGGCGGCCAAGGATTCCTACGAATTCCTCGGCTCGCCCGAAGGCGAACTGGCCATCGTCCAGGCCTGCCTCTATTGCGCCAGCGCGCCCAAGTCGAACGCGGCCTATGCCGCGATGAAGGCGGCGTGGAAGGCCGCGCGCGAGACCGGTTCGCTCAGCCCGCCGCCCTCGATCCTCAACGCCCCGACCAAGCTGATGAAGGACATCGGCTATGGCAAGGACTATGCCTACGACCACGACGCCCCCGACGGCTTCTCGGGCGCGGACTACTGGCCCGAGGAGATGGGCGCACGCACCTTTTACCGCCCGGTCGAACGCGGCTTCGAGCGCGAGATCGCCAAGCGCCTCGACTGGTGGGACCGCAAGCGCCGCGAACGCCGCGGCGAAAGCTGA
- a CDS encoding PadR family transcriptional regulator: MRFEGCRPGRGMFGHHGHHGGREGREGRGEGRHGGWFGAMASRFGDEGGFGGPFGGFGGGGFGGGFGGGGRFGGGRGGGRGRMFAAGELRLLLLSLVSQQERRHGYDLIKAIEELTGGHYAPSPGVVYPTLALLVDEGLIAEVAGEGTRKAFSITPAGQDELAQRAEDLAPIIARLTGLAQASAREASPPVRRAFANLGTALRQRVTGGDFDAETALKVADILDEAARKIERL, encoded by the coding sequence ATGCGATTTGAAGGATGCCGCCCCGGACGGGGCATGTTTGGCCACCATGGACACCATGGTGGTCGCGAAGGCCGGGAAGGCCGGGGGGAAGGTCGCCATGGCGGCTGGTTCGGCGCAATGGCCTCGCGCTTTGGCGATGAAGGTGGCTTTGGCGGGCCATTCGGTGGCTTCGGGGGAGGCGGTTTTGGCGGCGGCTTCGGAGGCGGTGGCCGGTTTGGTGGCGGGCGTGGCGGTGGCCGGGGGCGGATGTTCGCGGCGGGCGAATTGCGTTTGCTGCTGCTCAGCCTCGTGAGCCAGCAGGAACGCCGCCATGGCTATGACCTGATCAAGGCCATCGAGGAACTGACCGGCGGGCACTATGCGCCAAGCCCCGGCGTGGTCTATCCGACGCTGGCCCTGCTGGTGGACGAAGGCCTGATCGCCGAAGTCGCCGGGGAAGGCACGCGCAAGGCCTTTTCGATCACGCCTGCCGGGCAAGACGAACTGGCGCAGCGGGCCGAAGACCTCGCGCCGATCATTGCGCGGTTGACCGGTCTGGCCCAGGCCAGCGCGCGCGAGGCGAGCCCGCCGGTGCGGCGCGCGTTCGCCAATCTGGGAACGGCCCTGAGGCAGCGCGTGACCGGCGGCGATTTCGACGCCGAAACCGCGCTCAAGGTTGCCGACATCCTCGACGAAGCGGCGCGCAAGATCGAGCGCCTGTGA
- a CDS encoding glycosyltransferase family 1 protein, whose translation MPALSGHPADNTRLDGLRIALFSGNYNYVRDGANQALNRLVDYLLRQGAQVRVYSPKVDKPAFPATGTLIGIPAIPVPGRAEYRVPVALSPRVRRDLARFAPHVVHVSSPDLAAHRAVSWARARKLPVLASVHTRFETYLRYYNMAWLEPAMVAVLRRFYRRCDALVAPSESMAQVLRQQRMNYDIGIWSRGVDRTIFNPELRSLEWRRSLGIADDEVVVGIFSRLVMEKGLDVFSDAIDELKAKLKDGGTKFRILVIGEGPAREWLENRLPDAVFAGFLAGQELGRGVASMDVLFFPSVTETFGNVTLEAMACGLPVVASAATGSQSLVDDHVSGRLIAPGAVHQFAEALRAYVENPALRAAHGAAGEARAREFSWDKINQAVAATYVRLVRQRQANTPA comes from the coding sequence ATGCCTGCCCTGTCTGGCCATCCGGCGGACAACACCCGGCTCGATGGCTTGCGCATCGCGCTGTTCAGCGGCAATTACAATTACGTACGCGATGGTGCCAACCAGGCGCTCAACCGGCTGGTCGACTATCTGCTGCGTCAGGGTGCGCAAGTGCGCGTCTATTCGCCCAAGGTGGACAAGCCCGCCTTTCCGGCCACCGGCACGCTGATCGGCATTCCCGCCATCCCCGTTCCGGGCCGCGCCGAATATCGCGTGCCGGTCGCGCTCTCGCCGCGCGTGCGCCGCGATCTGGCCCGCTTTGCGCCCCATGTGGTCCATGTGTCCTCGCCCGATCTGGCCGCCCATCGCGCGGTAAGCTGGGCGCGCGCGCGCAAGCTGCCGGTGCTGGCTTCGGTCCACACGCGGTTCGAGACATACCTGCGCTATTACAACATGGCCTGGCTCGAACCGGCGATGGTCGCCGTCCTGCGCCGGTTCTATCGTCGCTGCGACGCGCTGGTGGCCCCGTCGGAATCGATGGCCCAGGTCCTGCGCCAGCAGCGGATGAACTACGACATCGGCATCTGGTCGCGCGGGGTGGATCGCACGATCTTCAACCCCGAGTTGCGCAGCCTCGAATGGCGCCGCTCGCTCGGCATTGCCGACGACGAGGTGGTCGTGGGCATCTTCAGCCGGCTGGTCATGGAAAAGGGGCTCGATGTCTTTTCCGACGCCATCGACGAGCTCAAGGCGAAGCTGAAGGACGGGGGCACGAAATTCCGCATCCTCGTGATCGGCGAGGGCCCCGCGCGCGAATGGCTGGAAAACCGCCTGCCCGACGCGGTCTTCGCCGGGTTCCTGGCCGGTCAGGAACTGGGCCGGGGCGTGGCGAGCATGGACGTGCTGTTCTTTCCCTCGGTCACCGAAACCTTCGGCAATGTCACGCTCGAAGCGATGGCCTGCGGGCTTCCGGTCGTGGCCTCGGCGGCCACCGGCAGCCAGAGCCTGGTCGACGATCATGTCTCGGGCCGCCTGATCGCGCCGGGCGCGGTCCACCAGTTCGCCGAGGCCTTGCGCGCCTATGTCGAGAACCCCGCCCTGCGCGCCGCCCATGGTGCCGCGGGCGAGGCACGCGCCCGCGAATTCAGCTGGGACAAGATCAACCAGGCCGTGGCGGCCACGTATGTCCGCCTCGTCCGCCAGCGTCAGGCCAACACCCCCGCCTGA
- the typA gene encoding translational GTPase TypA, whose protein sequence is MSLPLRNIAIIAHVDHGKTTLVDQLFRQSGTFRDNQRVEERAMDSNDLEKERGITILAKCTSVEWTNPASGETTRINIVDTPGHADFGAEVERILSMVDGVILLVDSSEGAMPQTKFVTGKALALGLKPIVVVNKIDRPDGRAQEVLDEVFDLFVSLDANDEQLEFPVLYASGRNGYAGTGEDVREGTLQPLFEKIVSHVPAPSLDTEGPFSFLATLLDRDNFMGRVLTGRVQSGTIKINQPIHAIDRDGKVLEVGRASKILSFRGLERVPVEEARAGDIIALAGLEKATVANTVADPSVTVPIEAQPIDPPTLAMRFSVNDSPFAGREGDKVTSRMIRDRLMREAETNVAIRVTESADKDSFEVAGRGELQLGVLIETMRREGFELGISRPRVLFGTDENGARTEPYETVMIDVDDEFSGTVVEKMQRRKAELTDMRPSGAGKTRITFSAPSRGLIGYHGEFLSDTRGTGIMNRLFEKYGPHKGPIEGRPNGVLISNATGEAVAYALNSLEDRGVLFVRPQDKVYEGMIIGENAKPDDLEVNPMKSKQLTNFRSTGKDDAIRLTPPRVMTLEQAIAYIDDDEMVEVTPQTVRLRKAILDPNERKKASRKKESA, encoded by the coding sequence ATGTCCTTGCCCTTGCGCAATATTGCGATCATCGCCCACGTTGACCACGGCAAAACCACCCTGGTCGACCAGCTGTTCCGCCAATCCGGCACCTTCCGCGACAACCAGCGCGTGGAAGAGCGCGCGATGGACTCCAACGACCTGGAAAAGGAACGCGGGATCACCATTCTGGCCAAGTGCACCTCGGTCGAATGGACGAACCCCGCTTCGGGCGAAACCACCCGAATCAACATCGTCGACACCCCCGGCCACGCCGACTTCGGCGCCGAGGTGGAACGCATCCTGAGCATGGTCGACGGCGTGATCCTGCTGGTCGACAGCTCGGAAGGCGCGATGCCGCAGACCAAGTTCGTCACCGGCAAGGCGCTCGCGCTCGGCCTCAAGCCGATCGTGGTCGTCAACAAGATCGACCGTCCCGATGGCCGCGCGCAGGAAGTGCTCGACGAAGTGTTCGACCTCTTCGTCAGCCTCGATGCCAACGACGAACAGCTCGAATTCCCCGTGCTCTACGCTTCGGGCCGCAACGGCTATGCCGGCACCGGTGAAGATGTGCGCGAAGGCACCCTCCAGCCGCTGTTCGAAAAGATCGTCTCGCACGTTCCGGCGCCCTCGCTCGACACCGAAGGGCCGTTCAGCTTCCTCGCGACGCTGCTCGACCGCGACAACTTCATGGGCCGCGTGCTGACCGGCCGCGTCCAGTCGGGCACGATCAAGATCAACCAGCCGATCCACGCCATCGACCGCGACGGCAAGGTGCTGGAAGTGGGCCGCGCCTCGAAGATCCTCTCGTTCCGCGGCCTTGAGCGCGTGCCGGTCGAAGAAGCCCGCGCGGGCGACATCATCGCGCTGGCCGGCCTTGAAAAGGCGACCGTGGCCAACACCGTGGCCGATCCTTCGGTCACCGTTCCGATCGAAGCCCAGCCGATCGATCCGCCGACCCTCGCCATGCGCTTTTCCGTCAACGACAGCCCGTTTGCGGGCCGTGAAGGCGACAAGGTGACCAGCCGCATGATCCGCGACCGCCTGATGCGCGAAGCGGAAACCAATGTCGCCATCCGCGTCACCGAAAGCGCCGACAAGGACAGCTTCGAGGTTGCCGGTCGCGGCGAACTCCAGCTGGGCGTGCTCATCGAAACGATGCGCCGCGAAGGCTTCGAACTGGGCATCAGCCGTCCGCGCGTGCTGTTCGGCACCGACGAGAACGGTGCCCGCACCGAGCCTTATGAAACCGTCATGATCGACGTCGACGACGAATTCTCGGGCACGGTCGTGGAAAAGATGCAGCGCCGCAAGGCCGAGCTGACCGACATGCGCCCCTCGGGCGCGGGCAAGACCCGCATCACCTTCTCGGCGCCCTCGCGCGGCCTGATCGGCTATCATGGCGAATTCCTGTCCGACACGCGCGGCACGGGCATCATGAACCGCCTGTTCGAGAAGTATGGCCCCCACAAGGGCCCGATCGAAGGCCGCCCCAACGGCGTGCTGATCTCGAACGCGACCGGTGAAGCGGTGGCCTATGCCCTCAACAGCCTTGAAGATCGCGGCGTGCTGTTCGTGCGCCCGCAGGACAAGGTCTATGAAGGCATGATCATCGGCGAAAACGCCAAGCCGGACGACCTCGAAGTCAACCCGATGAAGTCCAAGCAACTCACGAACTTCCGTTCGACGGGCAAGGACGACGCGATCCGCCTGACCCCGCCGCGCGTGATGACGCTCGAGCAGGCCATCGCCTACATCGACGACGACGAAATGGTCGAAGTGACCCCGCAGACCGTGCGTCTGCGCAAGGCGATCCTCGATCCCAACGAACGCAAGAAGGCGAGCCGCAAGAAGGAAAGCGCCTGA
- a CDS encoding DUF805 domain-containing protein, whose product MQWMLLPYRRYFEFSGRSRRMEYWMFTLFGILVNAAITVVFGRTAYTSMGWYVGVNTQLNVVGDIVSGLFALFNLIPSLAVLVRRLHDVDRSGWWLLLVFLPILGWFVLFIFTCLDGTRGPNRFGLDPKNPNDVDVFL is encoded by the coding sequence ATGCAATGGATGCTGTTGCCCTATCGCCGTTATTTCGAATTTTCGGGGCGGTCGCGGCGCATGGAATACTGGATGTTCACCCTGTTCGGCATTCTGGTGAACGCGGCGATCACGGTGGTCTTCGGGCGCACGGCCTACACGTCGATGGGGTGGTATGTCGGGGTCAATACCCAACTCAATGTCGTGGGGGACATTGTCTCGGGCCTGTTCGCGCTGTTCAACCTGATCCCCTCGCTCGCGGTGCTGGTCCGGCGCCTGCACGACGTGGACCGCTCGGGCTGGTGGCTCCTGCTGGTCTTCCTGCCGATCCTCGGTTGGTTCGTGTTGTTCATTTTCACCTGCCTTGACGGCACGCGCGGCCCCAACCGCTTTGGGCTGGACCCGAAAAACCCCAACGATGTCGATGTCTTCCTCTGA